Genomic window (Xylanimonas protaetiae):
GGTGTCCACGATGTTGTGAGACTCGGGCCACGGCGGAGCGCGTGTCGGGGAGCAGGAAGGCGTCGAGGCCTTCCGATGATGGGGTTCTCACACCAACTCCATCGGGAAGACCTCGACGTGGACGACGCTACCTTCTGCCCGCCTGACCTGACCACGTTCTGCCGTCTCGACGACCTCGGCCTGGTCGTCGTCGGCCAGCACGTCACCGCCCGCAAGACCGTCCTGGAGTGCCGGGTCGCGCCCGTGCCCGGGACGAGTTCTGCCGGACCTGCGGGCAGGAGGGCGTCGTGCGGGACACGGTCACGAGGCGGCTGGCGCACGAGCCGTTCGGGTGGCGGCCCACCACGCTCCTGCTGCGGGTTCGCCGCTTCCGATGCCCGTCGTGCGCAACGGTGTGGCGGCAAGACACCACGGCTGCTGCGCAGCCGCGCGCGAAGCTCTCCCGGGCTGCGTTGTCCTGGGCTCTGAACGGGCTCGTGGTTCAGCACCTGACCGTCGCGAGGCTGCGCGACGCGCTCGGCGTCGCCTGGAACACCGTCAACGATGCCGTCCTGGTCGAGGGGCACCGCGTGCTGATCGCCGATCCGGCCCGGTTCGACGGGGTCAGCGTCATCGGGGTGGACGAGCACGTGTGGCGGCACACCCGCCGCGGGGAGAAGTACGTCACCGTCATCATCGACCTGACCCCGATCAAGGACGGCAAGGGCCCAGCTCGGCTGCTCGACATGGTCGAGGGCCGCTCCAAGGCCGTCTTCAAGGAATGGCTGACGCAGAGGCCGAAGGCGTGGCAGGAGCGGATCGAGGTCGTCGCGATGGACGGGTTCACCGGGTTCAAGACCGCCGCTGCCGAAGAGCTGCCCGACGCGGTCGCGGTCATGGACCCGTTCCATGTCGTGCGCCTCGCGGGCGACGCCCTGGACCGGTGCCGGCGCCGCGTCCAGCAAGACCTACACGGGCACCGCGGGCTACGCGACGATCCGCTCTACAAGGCCCGACGGACCCTGCACACCGGTGCCAGCCTCCTGACCGACAAACAAGTCGCCCGCATCGAGGCCCTGTTCGCCCTCGAGGAGCACGTGCTCGTCGAGGCGACCTGGGGCATCTACCAGCGCATGATCGCCGCCTACCGCCACCCCGACCCCAACGCCGGGAAGAAGCTCATGACCGCGCTCATCGACTCCGTGAGTTCAGCCCAAATCCACCGCTCGGCGGCTGTCCGGGTGGGTCTGTCTTGTGCCCGAGAGCCGCGGGTGTGGCCGCTGATCTGCGAAAATGGGTACCTCTGGCATGGACTGGTCCGCGGTGAAGCCCTGTCACCTTGTGGGTGAAGAGGCTTCGGGCAGGCGATCGCGGCACTGGCGGTGCGGCAGGCTCTCGCCTCAGGTTGCCCAGTCGCTCTTGACGGATCATCTGAAGGCCGAGGTCGACCAGCGCGAGCGGACAACTGGCTGACCGCCACCGCGCCCGAGCGATCTCCCGCTTGTCGAACCGTTCGGTCAGCGTCAGCACGGCATCGGGCGGGCCGCGTGTCGGAGACTCGACCATGCTCCGTTCGATGCGCCGTCCGCCCATCCGCCTTCCTCGACTCGCCGCAGCCCTGCTTGTTCTGTGCACGCTGTCGTTCGGTCTTGCCTCCCCTGCGGCGGCATCTGCGCCGGAAGTGATGCCCTTGAGTTCGGCTTCGTGTGCTGCCGGTCGCTTCTGCCTGTGGTCGGGCAGCATGTATGCCGGTACGTTCTACGGCACGACTGGCAACCAGAACGTGACTGGATTGTCGAGCGCAAAGTCGGTGTGGAACCGGTCTGGGCGAGCCGTCCGCGTGTTCTCGGGTGCTGCGGGCACCGGCACGTCCCAGTGCTTCGCGGCCGGGGTGCAGTCTGCGTCGGTGTCGGTGCCCGCCGGATCGGTGCGGTTCTTGACCACGACGTCGTGCTAGATCGCTTCCGTCACGGCCCTGGTCCTCAGACTGAGTTCGACGGTTTCGAGGAGTTTGCGCGTTGCGTGTACTCCTGTCTTCACGGGTACGTGCTGCGCCAGGTCGGCCCGAACGATGTCGACGACGTCGTCTCTGAGGCACTCACGGTGGCGTGGCGTCGCTGGGGCGACCGCCCGCCAACGGGGGACCGGTGCCGGGCGTGGGTGTTCGGGATCGCCCACAAGAAGGTCCTCGAGTTGTACCGCGCCCGCGACCGGGACCGGTGCGTCGTGGATGCCGTCGCGGCCCAGCCGCCTGGCGCGTCTGCGGCCGTCGACGACGTCGTGGCCACGGACCGGGTGCAGCGCTGGCTCGGCGAGTTGCCAGTGCATGAACGGGCGTCGGTGTACCTGGTGGCGATCTGCGGGTTCACCCTCGCCGAGGTGGGGATGATCCTGGGGCACCCGACCTCGACGATCAGTGCGCGGGTCACCCGCGCGCTGCGGCGGATGCGCCCGCTCGCCGACACCGAGATGGCATCCGGCGACACCGAGATGGCGCTGGTCAACACGCAGATGGAAGGGAGCGGTCGTGGCCTCGGACGATGAGCAGGTTGTCGCCGAGCTGCGCGCGCTCCTTCGCGAGCAAGGCGTGTTGCCGTTGCCTGCCGAGCACCTCCCGGACCCCGACGACGTCGAGCGGATGCTGTGGCGGATCCGGGCCGCCGATCGGCGCCGCAAGGTCACGCGGGGGGCGTGGCTGGCGTCGGCGGCCGCCGTGGTGACTGCGGTCACGCTCGCGATGACCATGGTGTTCGGGTCGGCTCCTGCGATGGCGTTCCCGGCGCCCCTGGAGTACACCATCGCTACCCCGCAGGGCGCGGCTGATGCTCCCGGCGCACACGAGGAGCTCCGCGAGGCGGCGCTAGCCGCACGGAACTACCCGCTGTCGGGCACGGGCGACGTGCACTATGTCGCACGTTCGGGATGGCTGATGTCCGTGGACGCGGGCGACGACGTCGAGGCCGACCTGGTCCCGACCGTCACGCAAATGTGGCTGGGACCAGACGGGTCGGCCCGCATGGACCAGTCACGCGGCGCCCCCTCGACCTGGACGGTCTGCTCAAGTCGACCGACACCCCAGCACCGGGTGTCCTGGAGTCCACCGACACCGCCGAAGCAGGGACCTTCGACCCGCACCTGCCCGACACGCTGCCCCGCGACCCGCAGACCCTTCGAGTAGCCCTCCTGGACCGTTCGGCGTTGCCTGCCACCGCAAGCGCTGCGGAGCGAGCCTGGACACTCGCCGCCCAGATCGCGGACCTTCATGGTCTTTACGTCATCCCGTCCGACCTCGCCGCCGCCATGTGGGAGGTCCTCGCCGACGAGCCCGCTGTCCGTCTCCTCGGGCTCACCACGGCACGCGACGGGCGACCCGCTCACGGGTTCGCCATCGCCTGGGACCGGCCCGACACGGGCGCGCACCAGGTCTTCGTGCTCCACGTCTCGACGACCACCGGTCAGCTCATTGGCACCGAGACCATCACCGTCACCGACCCGGCACTCGACGTCACGGAACCCACGGTGACCGGGTTCGAGGTCTGGCTGAGCACCGGGATGGTCGACACGATCGGGACACCCGGCCCGTGATGTGACGCACGCCATACGGAATCCTGCGTAAATCCGAGGCCCAGATGTCACGTACAGGGTGAGCGGGCCAACCGGCCACGCTCACACCGGGTCAGATACCCGGCGTCACTCGGCAAGGAGGGACAGCAATGAGCACCATCAAGAGACCGCTGCTCCGCACGACCGTGGCGGCTTGCATCGCAGCCGCCGGAGTCGTGCTGAGCACCGCGCCGGCACAGGCGGCGTACACCGACTGCGCCAGCGGGTACGCGTGCATGTGGCAGTCGACGAGCTACTCCGGAAGCCCCAACTCGTCGTTCTCGATGGAAGTCAAACTCTCCACCTCCCGCAACAAGATCAACTCCATCGTCAACAACGGCACCAAGAAGATGGCGTACTTCTACGACAACTTGGACTACAGCGGAGCCGTCGTCTTCCTGGGCAACCCGGTGATCGGGGGCCAGTGGCGGGATCCGAACCTCTCGAACGGGACGGACGCGACCCCGATCGCGTTCGCCAACCGGATCGAGTCTGCCCGGTTCCAGTAGGAGTCGGCCCAGGAAGAGGACAAGCAAAGACATGACACGGCACAAAGTCCCGGCCATTCTCGTGATGGCTGGGGCTCTGCTCGCAGGCGGTCTGATCACCGCGTGCGAGCAGAGTCCCGCATCGAGCAGCGAAGCTCTCACGGCCCAAGAGGTGGCGGCCCGCTACGGCTATGACATCGACCGTGAGACGACAACCCCCGTGTACGCGCTGGTCCCGCAGTTTCGTGATCCTGACGACATCTACGCCCGGGAGTTGCTCGGACGCGAGTGCCTGGCCGGGGTGGTCGAGTACCGTCCCTCTCGGCCCGGTGAGGACACGAACCCCACATTCGACGAACGCACGATGCAGATCGTGTTCACCGAGGAGATCGCACAGCAGTTCGGCTACCCGCAACTACGGACGATCCCGCAGCCCGACACTGCCATACCTGACTCGGTCACGATCACCGCTGAGATTCAGGCCCGGATGGTCGAGTGCGGGCAGCGAGCCGATGAGCGACTTGGCGTCGCTCCGCAGCGACTGCTCAACGCCATCGAAGCCACGGCCTGGATGGGGGTCGAGGACGACGACGCTGTGGCTCAGGCGACCACCCGATGGCGCGAGTGCATGGCTCCCGTTGGCCTGATCGACCTTCCGGATCGGCCTCAGCTCATGCCTACTGACTCGATCAGGAACGCTGCATCGCCGACGGGTCAGGACGAGTCGGACAGCGGTTCGGTCGCTGCCTCCGAGTGGGAACGCGGCATCGCAGTAGCTGACGCGCACTGCCGCACTACAAGCGGATACGACCGGGCGGTGCACGTCTCGCGGACAACCGCGGAACTGGCGGCCATCGGCGCCGACATCGAGGGGTTCGAGGCTGCCCGCGCGGAGTATGTCGAGTATCAGAAGGGCGTCGACGCCGTCATTGCGGAGCTCGGTGGTTGAGCTGTGGGCGACCCGGGCGGGCCCTGTCGGCGTGACGAGGGAGAGTTGAGTGCGTAGGTGGTTGGTGGCGCTCTTGGCGCTCGTCGTTGTCGGGGTGGGGGCGTGGGCTGCGGCGGCCCGCTTGGAGTCGCCTGATCAGGCGGCGGCGAACGCTCAGCCGCCTGCCCCGGCCCCGCTGACTGCCGTCGTGCGGGCCGGGTACTTGCACGGCGCGGTCACGATCGCGGTGACGGTGGAGCCGCAGCAGGTGCGTTCGCAGGTGGCGCCTGCGGCGCTCACGGGAGTGGTCACCGCCCAGGTGGTCGCCCCTGGTGATGTGCTGCGGCCCGGTGCTCCTGTACTGCGGGTGGATGGTCGGCCGTTGTTCGTGCTGCCGGGCGACTTCCCGTTGTACCGCGACATCGAGCCGGGTGATCAAGGCGATGATGTCGCCGCGTTGCAGGAAGGGCTGCGTGCTGCCGGGTTCTTCGCGGGGCGCACCGACGGGAGTTACGGGCCGCGGACGCAGGCGGCGGTCAAGGCGATGTACCAGGCTGCGGGGTACGAGGTGCCGCGGGCCACTGTGGAGGTCCCCGTCCCGCCCGCCGCTGACCCTCAAGCCGGCGCTGCGGCGGGCGGCGGCGACGCCGCGGAGGCCGAGGGCGTTCCGGCTGACGCCGTCCCGGCCGACGTCCCGGACCCGGCCGGGACGCGCACGGTGCCGGGCGGGCCGCGGGTGCTGCGCTCTGAGGTGCTCATGGTTGGCGGGCTGCCCGCGACGGTGCGGTCGTTGGCCGCTGTGGGCTCACAGCTGGCTGAAGGTGCCGCGGTCTTCGACGTCACCGTCGGGGACCTTGTCCTTGCCACGACCGTGCCGGGGGCGTCGGCTGGTGTGCTCGCTGTCGGTGCCGAGGCCGTGTTCGCCGGCGACGAGGGGGATGCCAGGGCGAGTGTCACGGCTATCGACCACGACGCGGAGACTGGTGATGCGCGCATCGTGCTGACCGTGTCCGAGGGCGTCATCAGTGCGGGCATCACCTACACGGTGACCATCGAGAACCCCGCAGGTGAGGATGAGGCCGGGTTGCTCGTGCCTGTGACCGCCGTCGTCTCGCGCGGCGGGGTGTCCAGCGTGTACGTCGCCGACGGGGACTCGTTCCGGGAGGTGGCCGTGACGGTCGCGGGGCAACAGGGCGGGGTGGCCGCGGTGGAGGCGCTCGACCCGGATGCCGGGCTGGTAGCGGGGGCGAGCGTGCGGATCGGCCCGGAAGCCGCAGGTGCTCCCGCGGACACGGCGGACGCCACCGATGGGTGAGGCACGCGGCGCCGACCTCGGCGAGGGTTGCCGCCAGGTACGGGCGGTGGACCAGGCGAGCGAAGCACTGATCCGGCTCGACGGTGTCACACGGCGCTTCGGGCAGGACACGGTCGCGCTGGACCGCGTGAGCCTGACAATCGCCCCTGGTGAGACCGTGGCGATCGTGGGGCGCTCGGGCAGCGGGAAGAGCACTCTGCTCAACATCCTCGGCCTGCTCGACGCCCCGGACGAGGGCACGGTCGTCGTCGACGGGCAGCCGCTGACCCGCACCGACGACGCGACCCGCACCGCGTGGCGGGCGGCGGCGCTCGGGTTCGTCTTCCAGCGCTCGCACCTCATCGGCGGGCTCAGCGTCCGCGAGAACGTCGCACTCGGGCTGCGCTACGCCGCCACCTGGGACGGCGACGAACGATCCCTCACCTCCCGCGTCGACGCCGCACTGGCCGACGTCGACCTCGGCCACCGCGCCGACGCGCGCGCCTCGACCCTGTCCGGTGGGGAGATGCAGCG
Coding sequences:
- a CDS encoding peptidase inhibitor family I36 protein, with protein sequence MSTIKRPLLRTTVAACIAAAGVVLSTAPAQAAYTDCASGYACMWQSTSYSGSPNSSFSMEVKLSTSRNKINSIVNNGTKKMAYFYDNLDYSGAVVFLGNPVIGGQWRDPNLSNGTDATPIAFANRIESARFQ
- a CDS encoding peptidoglycan-binding protein, with the translated sequence MESPDQAAANAQPPAPAPLTAVVRAGYLHGAVTIAVTVEPQQVRSQVAPAALTGVVTAQVVAPGDVLRPGAPVLRVDGRPLFVLPGDFPLYRDIEPGDQGDDVAALQEGLRAAGFFAGRTDGSYGPRTQAAVKAMYQAAGYEVPRATVEVPVPPAADPQAGAAAGGGDAAEAEGVPADAVPADVPDPAGTRTVPGGPRVLRSEVLMVGGLPATVRSLAAVGSQLAEGAAVFDVTVGDLVLATTVPGASAGVLAVGAEAVFAGDEGDARASVTAIDHDAETGDARIVLTVSEGVISAGITYTVTIENPAGEDEAGLLVPVTAVVSRGGVSSVYVADGDSFREVAVTVAGQQGGVAAVEALDPDAGLVAGASVRIGPEAAGAPADTADATDG
- a CDS encoding RNA polymerase sigma factor: MYSCLHGYVLRQVGPNDVDDVVSEALTVAWRRWGDRPPTGDRCRAWVFGIAHKKVLELYRARDRDRCVVDAVAAQPPGASAAVDDVVATDRVQRWLGELPVHERASVYLVAICGFTLAEVGMILGHPTSTISARVTRALRRMRPLADTEMASGDTEMALVNTQMEGSGRGLGR